A segment of the Rhizobium sp. ZPR4 genome:
GCAACACCTGCCGCCGAACCGGCGAAGACCGAAGCCCCTGCTGCCGCTCCGGCGCCGGCCGCCGCTGCACCGGTTCCGGCTCAGCCGAAGGCTGCTGCTCCTGTCGATCCGGAAGTTCCGGCCGGCACCGAGATGGTGTCGATGACGGTGCGTGAAGCGCTGCGCGATGCCATGGCCGAAGAAATGCGCGCCAACCCGGACGTCTTCGTCATGGGTGAAGAAGTCGCTGAATACCAGGGCGCCTACAAGGTAACCCAGGGTCTGCTGCAGGAATTCGGCGCACGCCGTGTCATCGACACTCCGATTACCGAGCATGGCTTTGCCGGTATCGGCGTCGGCGCTGCGATGGCCGGCCTTCGCCCGATCGTCGAGTTCATGACCTTCAACTTCGCCATGCAGGCGATCGACCAGATCATTAACTCTGCTGCCAAGACGCTCTACATGTCCGGCGGCCAGATGGGCGCTCCGATCGTCTTCCGCGGTCCGAACGGCGCTGCTGCCCGCGTCGGCGCTCAGCACAGTCAGGATTATGCGGCCTGGTACAGCCACATTCCGGGCCTCAAGGTCGTCATGCCCTACACGGCAGCCGACGCCAAGGGCTTGCTCAAGGCTGCTATCCGCGATCCGAACCCGGTCATCTTCCTTGAGAACGAAATCCTCTACGGTCAGCATTTTGATGTGCCGAAGCTCGATAATTTCGTTCTGCCGATCGGCAAGGCCCGTATTCACCGTCCAGGCAAGGACGTCACGGTCGTTTCCTTCGGCATCGGCATGACCTATGCCACGAAGGCCGTCGCCGAGCTGGAAGCCCAGGGCATCGATGTCGAACTCATCGACCTGCGCACCATCCGCCCGATGGATCTTCCGACGATCATCGAGTCGGTCAAGAAGACCGGCCGCCTGGTCACCGTCGAGGAAGGCTATCCGCAGTCCTCCGTCGGCACGGAAATCGCCACCCGCGTCATGCAGCAGGCCTTCGATTATCTCGATGCGCCGATCCTGACGATCGCTGGCAAGGACGTACCCATGCCCTACGCCGCCAACCTCGAAAAGCTGGCGCTCCCGAGCGTCGCTGAAGTGGTCGATGCGGTGAAGGC
Coding sequences within it:
- a CDS encoding pyruvate dehydrogenase complex E1 component subunit beta, which produces MPIDILMPALSPTMEEGTLSKWLKKEGDKVVSGDVIAEIETDKATMEVEAVDEGTIGKLLVEAGTEGVKVNAKIAILLQDGESADAISSAKATPAAEPAKTEAPAAAPAPAAAAPVPAQPKAAAPVDPEVPAGTEMVSMTVREALRDAMAEEMRANPDVFVMGEEVAEYQGAYKVTQGLLQEFGARRVIDTPITEHGFAGIGVGAAMAGLRPIVEFMTFNFAMQAIDQIINSAAKTLYMSGGQMGAPIVFRGPNGAAARVGAQHSQDYAAWYSHIPGLKVVMPYTAADAKGLLKAAIRDPNPVIFLENEILYGQHFDVPKLDNFVLPIGKARIHRPGKDVTVVSFGIGMTYATKAVAELEAQGIDVELIDLRTIRPMDLPTIIESVKKTGRLVTVEEGYPQSSVGTEIATRVMQQAFDYLDAPILTIAGKDVPMPYAANLEKLALPSVAEVVDAVKAVCYK